Genomic DNA from Corylus avellana chromosome ca4, CavTom2PMs-1.0:
TGGAATGTCTAAACAATGCCACTTCCCaagacaagtttttttttttttttccacgcTTTAATTGTTGGTGTTGCTATAATAATAGTAGTTTTAACTCTCTCAATTTGGTAATGGATGATTATGAAACTCAATGTCAAGACTCAAGTCCTGTACCTAACAATTGAAGGTTGGTCTTTATTATGATTCACTTGatatattttggcattttttaaTGGAGATGAGAACAGGGGGACATCATGTTCatgatttcttttcatttactTCCATGTACGACCATACTCCTACTCATATCCAGACAAGACTTGCTAATACGATTTTacttgtaataattggtgactGTTTGCAAGTTACATATCCAATGAGAAATCTAAGAGAAATTACAATGCTACACCCATCTCCTTTTTCGGATGCCATTAACGGATTGAGATTGGTTGCAACTTTTTGATCGAATTACAACTTGCTCGACCCTtacaagaaaaatgattttatggAGCACACTTGTTTCGACAAGTGCTCGAACAGCTTTAAGATTGAAAAAAGTTACGATAGAGTCCACTTCAAATAAAAGAACTATATATCTATTCAAGTACTTGTTTAGATAGATAGGTTCATTGCTTTGGAAAAGAAAGCCCATCAAGAACTTCTCACAATCCACATACCAACTGTAAAAtattctcaatagtaaagaatcTTAATCTGACCTCGTGTGAAAGATAGTTTGAGCAAATGAAAAGCGAACAACCTTCTTTCATCACATGAACCTACCATTACAATGCAATAGTTGCAAGAAATCCCAATCGAATAGTCTCATGATACAACAAAATTTGATAGCTTAGGAGACATTACATCGCCATCATGGCTTAAGACAATAATACAAGCAAACAAACACGCAATAAAAGCCACCACTACGAACTGCAATTGCTTTTCTTCTACTTCCCCTCTTTCGTTAGCAAGTCCAACTCCTCTCATCTTTTTTTGGCGGGAGGTGGCCCCATCAATCAAAATCTCGTCGTTCCCAAGTCTCTTTCTCATAAATACCTTCCTCCCACCCCCAACCAAACCAATCCCCATTGCCCTCCTTCACTGTACCAATCGCTTCATTTACttcccattctctctctctctctctctgcaagcAAAGCAGCAGTAATGAAAAACAGGCTTCCCTTCTCAAGCACTATCTTCTTCTACGTCGTCGTTTATCTTGGGATATGTACAAAGCTCACACTCTCGCTCACCCCAGACGGCCTGTCGCTGCTGTCTCTGAAATCGGCCGTAGATCAAATGTCGGACGTTGGCTTGGCTTTCTCCAACTGGAACGAGAATGACACCACGCCGTGCGGTTGGACCGGCATTTCGTGCATGAATGTCACTGGGTTCTCCGACCCGCGCGTCGTCGGGATCGCCATCGCCGGCAGGAATCTCCGGGGGTACATTCCGTCGGAGCTCGGGACCCTGGTGTATCTCCGGCGACTCAACCTCCACAGCAACAACTTTTACGGTTCTATTCCTTCACAGCTCTTCAACGCGACCTCATTGCACAGCATGTTCCTCTACGGTAACAACCTCTCCGGTTCGATCCCTCCCTCGATCTGCAACCTTCCTAGGCTCCAAAACCTCGATCTCTCTAACAATTCCTTCTCGGGACCGATCCCGAAAGCCCTAAAGAATTGTAAGCAGTTGCAGCGGCTGATTCTCGCGAGAAACAAGTTTTCCGGCAAAATTCCGGCGGGAATTTGGACGGAACTGGAAAACCTTCTCCAACTCGACCTCTCGGCTAACGATCTTAATGGATCGATCCCGGAGGATATCAGTGAGCTCGGCTCTCTCTCCGGCACGCTCAACCTCTCGTTCAACCATTTATCGGGTCAAATCCCGAAATCGCTTGGGAACTTACCGGTTACACTGAGTTTCGATCTCAAAAACAATAACCTAAGCGGCGAGATACCTCAAACGGGGTCGTTTACGAACCAGGGACCCACCGCGTTCCTGAACAACCCTATGCTATGTGGGTTTCCTCTACAAAAAACGTGCCGAAATTCCGAGCAAGGGTCATCGCAGAGTCCGAATTCGGCTCCCAGCGTTGAGAACAATACAAGAAAAGGTCTAAGTCCCGGTTTGATTATACTGATCTCAGTGGCGGACGCAGCTGGGGTTGCATTAGCTGGGATGGTGATTGTTTACATATActggaaaaagaaagacaatTCAAATGGCTGTAGCTGTACTGGGAAAACCAAGCTGGGAGGAACCCACAAAACCGATCTCTGTATGTTTTGTGCGTGCGCCAATGGCTTCAAAAACGAGGAGTCAGAGTTGGAGGAGCCAGCTGAGAAAGCACAGAAAGGAGGGGAAGGAGGAGGAGAGCTGGTGGCGATCGATAAAGGGTTTACGTTCGAGCTGGACGAGCTGTTGAGGGCGTCGGCGTACGTGTTGGGGAAGAGTGGGTTTGGGATAGTGTACAAGGTGGTGCTTGGGAATGGGATCCCCGTGGCTGTGAGGAGGTTGGGAGAGGGGGGAGATCAGCAGAGGTACAAGGAGTTTGTGGCGGAGGTGCAGGCAATTGGGAGGGTCAAGCACCCCAATGTCGTAAGGTTGAGAGCTTACTATTGGGCTCCCGACGAGAAGCTTCTCATCAGTGATTTCATCTCCAATGGCAACCTCACTTCTGTTCTTCGCGGTGAGTCAGTCGCTACATTCCAAACTTTAATCCGTTGCCGTTTTGGACCTCTGTTTGCTTGTTCGcttgtttgtttgcttgtttttttatttttttttcttgtttgcttGTTTGCTTGTTTGCTAGCCTGCCGGCCTGTAGTTTCCGGGATTTGGTGGCCTTGGACTTTCACGTGTCACGTACGACCCACGTTTGACTATAAACATCAACCTAAAATGGTTTATTTAAGATAAGATAATCAAGCTTAACTTTTAAATTACAATGTTCATGTCCAACCTGTAATTAGATCAAAGTTTTTAAGGTCAACTTAAAAAACCTTTAAAACGTTTTATGCCCAACAAGAATGTATGTGCTGAGAAGGGTGCTTGGACTCATTTGGCTAGGCGTTAGATTTAGGAGGAATGAATTCACGCAGGTCAACAGAAATGGCAGGTGCGGTGCCGGCGGGCCTACTTGTTTCCAAAATGTGGGGTCCATTTGACCGGGCCGATTAGGTGGGCTCTGTTCTAGCTAATTTTAGGACATTAGGCACTCTGGCGCCATTGGTCCACGTGGTTTAACATTGATGATTTCGTACACGCGTGGTGGGCTCTGCCTACAATTCACGATATTGGACACCAAATGATGGGCTTCTTCACTCGtcaattccttttttcttttcctctccctctctctctctctctctctctctacagtTCTGGTTGGGCCTTGGCAGTTGATCGTGCAAGTTAATGATATTCTTTTCATGTGCACGCACACTCCACGACCAAAATAAAGACACAAACACTGGTGCTTTCGGTGGTGTAGAAGTAGAATTATTGGTTGGTAACTTGGTCCGTATTTTAGCGTCTATCATGTTACCGTATGTGCatttgattaggaaaaaaaaaaaaaagttaccgtATGTGAGATCGAACGAGTGGTTGGTCCCTCATCTCACGCTCTGGACCACGTGGATAAAGCGCTGGGACAGGCGATGGAGTGGCAGTGACTTGTTGGGCTCCAGAACTTTACAGCTTCACTCAAAGCATGATGGGTCGGAATAATGAAAGCCACCGATCCAGTTCTTATTACGCTCAAATCTCAATCAATGCTGCTGCTGTGAACTCGCCAAATTTTTGGGTTCCTTACAATCTGACCTTTTCtaatcttgaaatttttttgacaagaagaaagaatttaacaccattaattaaatgggttgaattTATATTGACTTAAACATGTATTGTTGTGCGACACCTGGTGAAATTAGTCTAGAATatattatgaagatgtttaTGGATGGGAAGTCTTATATTAGTTCTTTATTGATATTGGGCTTTAAAAGGATTCTAAAGAGTTCAAATTAGTTTAAATTGATCCTTTTAGAATAGCACTTCAGATGTGactaatgtttttttgtttcgttATAAAACCATGCGGCTGGTCGGTTAGCTGTTGGAAACTTGGACCTGTTTCAAGAATGGCTTTTTGATTATCTTTGACAGGTTGATCAAAGTGACTTTCTTTCCCTCTTACTTCAGAAAGGAGAAACTTTTGAAGCGGAAAAAATCAAGGGCTTTGTTTGtttagttaaaattaaaagtgacTTTTTTCAGAGATGGATGGGACCATATGGTCTTTTTCTTGTTCCTACTGTGTTCTCATGTCTCACTtccttgtcccacattgcccAGACCTAAACtaacttttgaaagaaaaaatgaaaaagaattagattcaaatttcttaatttatcTGCATTTGCATTTGTATTCTGTAGCTTCAGTTAGATACAACTCTATTATTttccaaatctcaaatttatgattttcttctctaattCTTATACAGGGAGAAGTGGTCAGGGTTCTACGAGCCTCTCATGGTCAACCAGGCTGAAAATTGGCAAGGGAGCAGCCCGGGGCTTAGCCTACCTCCACGAGTACAGTCCAAGAAAATTTGTCCATGGCGACATCAAACCATCTAACATCCTCATTGACAATGAATTCCAATCTCACATCTCTGACTTCGGCCTTAACAGATTAATCAGCATCACCGGCGATAACCCCTCCTCCTCCGGTGGCTTCATGGGCGGAGCTCTACCTTATCTAAAGACCGTCCAAACAGAGCGAGCCAACAATTACAAAGCCCCCGAGGCTCGTGCCCCTGGCAGCAGACCCACCCAAAAATGGGACGTCTATTCTTTTGGTGTTGTATTGCTTGAACTGCTAACCGGGAAGTCCCCGGAGCTTTCTCCGACCACTTCAACTTCCCTGGAAGTCCCAGACCTGGTCAGGTGGGTGAGGAAGGGCTTCGAAGAAGAAAAGCCCCTGTCGGACATGGTAGACCCTGTGTTGCTCCAAGAAGTGCATGCCAAGAAGGAGGTGCTCGCAGTGTTTCATGTCGCCCTTGCGTGCACCGAGGCAGACCCCGAAATTCGGCCTCGGATGAAAACTGTCTCGGAAAATCTTGAGAGGATTGGAACGTGAAAGAAGTGAATTGATGGCCATGGCCATGGCCCCTCATGCATGCTCTTGGCACTGGAATTTTCCTCATCTATATGGAGCGGGCACTTCATTGTCCCCTGGATCCTGGTGGTAGAATTCAGAATTTTGCTTCGGCCACCGAGATCATCTTTGAAAACCCAACATTTTGCGGACTAGGCCCATCATTTTTTTTGGAGAATCATTTTGTTATAcatttgttttccctttttgtGACAATTAAGGTAGTAGCTATATTTTATGATTCAACATTTTACCCATGTCCCGTTAGAAAGTGCTTGTAAGGCTAATAACTTTGTTAATGTTTcattatattttgtattttaagaaattacatgttataaaaaaaaatgtattttttcagACTCGATCATATCGTGGTGCCGTTTATGTTAGTTCCGTAATGAGCTAAGGAACCAATAAAGTCAAGACTCacctaataaaaaactaatatgaGATTTAGCGTTCACCCACTTTACGCgagttattattttttcaatgtattAAATGAATAACTAGGTATTACAAGTTCAATCGAATCCAAATTTATAATAAGATAAGGAGAAATGCTATAGCTGGAGAATCCAACTACCGATAGTTTCTACGGTTGCCCATCATAACAAACCGAAGACCAAATGATCTATGGAGCAATGGTCCTGATGGCCAACGGCCCATGACCAAAATCTGGAAGTCATGTGCCTATCAAGCTTCCAAGTGAGGCCCCCCACCGAAAATACCCAAGAAAGGTTAGTGCCTTAGTGGTCTATGAGCTAAAGGCCCACCAAGCCATAGCCTATGACCAGACTGAGAAGGGCTTACTGGACCAAAACCCATCAGAGACCTGGGTGCACCATTGCCGAAGTGCGTCTCCGAGCAACTGATCAAGGACCTTGACAACTCGTGTAAAGTATAACCCATTCccttttcaaaaagaaaatcacaaaaaatcacCTTTTCTATTGCTTCCTTAAATACTGTGAATGCTACGATGTGTAGGGaactaaaattattttcttatacattattttaatataaatatttctcccttatttttttgttttttatctttttattttttattggaaattgtgttaaaattttataaaaaattaaaaaatagatataaaacttgtattttataaataaataatattttaatgatacaGGAAAATGTAATAGAAGttattgttaaatatatttggatacaaaaataaaaagtaattttgttccttaaacttaaaaaaaaaaaaaaaaaaaagcggccACTAACGCTCACCTTGCTCAAGCCATACATACTCGTACCCATGTGTCCTCATAACAAACCTAAGATAATTTCAACATAGGCCCTAAAACCCTAAGAAGGATAATGGGAGACGGGACAGGCACTCTATGAAACTTCATAAATATTtgtcaaattgatatattagttaaTATGTAGGCactaatacaaaaataaagaaaaatataaaatacaaaatacaaagtatTTAAAATTGCATTATTCGTGTTCTTAGATAAACAAAATTATCAGGTATCaaacaaatcaacaaaaaatgtattcataaaaagaaaataaacaataacaatTAACATATTTGTCAATCTATTGAAACATgttgatgcttgacaaaatcctaaaatagatatataaaaaacacataaaaaaaaatgccaatattgttttaatcagaataagagaaacaaaattttaataaaaaaataattataaaaagtaattatttgtGTTTAAGATCAATTAGATAAATTAGACaattaattgcattttaatATCACTCATAAATCATAAAGCAGCAGCTGTTTTCGCGtataattgtttatatatatattctacgaAAAATGAAAGTATGAAACAAAGCTCAAGAAAAGATCAAAACGttgaaaactgaaaagaaacATCACGAACCCACGATGTGAGTGACGGTGCACTCCCAGTCTCCCTCTCCCGGCTCTCCCTCTGTCTgagagtctctctctctctctcccagtctctccctctatctcaacGCTGAGtcgaatctctctctccctctgctgggtaagtattttttttttcttcaatcaattaagtttcttttctttccttttaaaaaaagtacttgaatttttttttaaaaaaaagttaccgGTGCTCGACCCCTTTATGTCCGCCGCTGCCACCACCGGCCACGTTCTAACTACTCTCTCTTTATCACAATTTCACTTTTAGCTGGCAATTTATGGTCTTTGTGTTAACAATAATAAGTTGTAgagtaaatctaaaaattatctCTTTTATAACTTCTCTACAACTAGGCTCATGTAGAGTACTTATAAACTATTggatttatgaacttttttaataaagattgattaaataattatataagaATTGAGTTTTGCAATATTGCTGAATATTGTAACCAAGTACTTCAAATTCTATTACTTAAAACGAGAATAGTGTAGTTCCTGCACGGGAATGGGCTATCGTTGTACGGGAATAGGAATCAAACCTGATCGAGTGAAGTTGTGCAGCCAAAGACCACCGTTCTTCTCCAAATTAATCCACGCAGAGTCTTAAGAAACGCAAAAACATTTGCAACGCCAAGCACGTTGCCTCCCACGGCTGCACACCGCCACGGTCCCAACTTCGCAGCAGGTCACGAAGAAAACAGCACCCACCGCACCACCGGAGCAGCACTTCAATACCGCACCACTCAACCACCGGAGCAGCGCCGCTCTACCACCGCAAACGACGACTTCGATCCACACGTGGCGCTCTTACTCACGGCCAGAGCAACCGATTCACCCAACCAACGTGATAACGAACGTTTTGCACAGGTAACTCGCCCACAGAACGTCTAATACTCTTCACTGTGAATCCACTCAAGAAAGAACCCTCTGATATCAGATGGTAAGAACCGTAGTTCTTATCAACTAAAATCAgagaaaactaaagaaaaacagaaaagataaaGGATTGACTACCTCGAGGGGTCAGCCTTGACAAATTGCTTATAGCAATTGGCTCTTCGGTGAATAGTCATACGGCATCTACACTGATTTTATAGAGGAAGAATAATCCTAACCTAGTAAGGAAAGGAATTATTATTGTGTTTGCTTAAGAACGAAAACTAATTTGAGGGTTCCTAGCATGGTTACACGCATTTAGTCTGTAGTTGGAAGTTATACCATTAGGGTATACAAATTGATTTATCAGTGATCTAATTTCAGCTGCTAGCTGAacatattttcttgattttatatGTGTAGTTCGTCACTCTTGGTGCAACTGTTCTGGAGGTTGATTATTCTAAAGGTTATCTGATCAAACATGGAGGTTAGTTTCAGATGACCAAATATAGCACCATCGAAgcttttcatttgaaattcttAGAATAATTGGTTTCATTTCTGCATGCCTGGAATTTTTAttgtcgatatatatatatattaatctgtGGATGTTAATGTTCTTGCTCGATATGATTAGACCCGTGGAGGTGATGCTGGAATTTTAGACGTGGACAAGATAACAGAGACATTGGAACCTGAGAAGGCAAGCAGTGGAGGATTGTATGTTCCTGGGAAGGATAGATTGGTGTTTAGACCTCCTGAAAGGAAATCGGTCTTAGGTGCGCTTAAGATAATTTGCCTTGAAATGGCActaaatttttctgtttgttcaatttttttagaattctaGTTCTTTTCTTCCGCTGATTCTAATTGAAAGTACACCTACATGATTAATATACAAAAGTTGTTGTTTGTTATGTTTTAATGTAATAGGGCTAGATGTCCTTGCTATTGCAAAACGAGCGGAGTCTAAGGTTGATGGTGGATTCAAGGCCCCAAGAGAAAGAGTTGCTTCTATGGTGGCGTCTTTAGAGGAAGAGGAGAATTCGGAATCCTCTGGGTTAGATGAAGTAGGAAGTAATGCAAATAGTGGCACACGCAATAATGTTAGTAGGCGATATCGTGAATCGGCTGCAAGCGAGACAGGTAATAtcttgtttttatattttgtcaaaTAACCAATTGCATTTAAGGATTCCAATTTACAACTATTCCATTAAAGAAAGAATGAACCCCAGTCCTTCTGAAATATGAATTAACTATTTGTAAGATACTCGAACATGTGTATGGGTTGTAGGCTACCTGTAATGTTCTTCTTTCCAATGTAACACGACGAGGATAAAtagttggttttgtttttttgcctttttgttaTGCTGCATCATcgaagatatatattttttttttagttagtgCTCTTTCTATTCAATTTGCAAGGATAGTATCAGATGATGAAGTAAAATCATCtgcaaattattttattgaaaatggCATGATCTGTATACTACCAACCAATTGACTATTCATAGTGTCTCTTTTAGTCCTGTCATTCGGTTACAGGTATTGCCTTTTATGATTCGGGCGGGCAGGTCTTTTAGTAGTATGCATGTGTGCAAGGTCTCTGTAGTTAGGGGAACTTACTTCCCAAGATGTAGTTTTTGTTATGGTAATCTTTGAGAAACCATGGCAAAAACAATGTGTGTGCTGATCATCATCAATTACCCATTTTCGAATTTAAGATGAAGGTTGTTTGAAGGGAGAAACACATGAGTTGTTTACATTTGTGGTAGCCTTTTCAAAGGAGATGTCTAGGGGATTGTATCAAAGCCTTCAAGTTATACAATACACCTTACCTTTCTTTTACCGTCCCGACTTTTGAATATGAAagctcttttcttcttcttcttcttcttcttcttctttccagAATGATAGTGACCAGTGGTCAATTTTTTCTAGTGTTATTATAATTAGGAAAATTGCATCACTCGTTCAAAAACGTTTTAAATGTGCTTTTGAGTTATTTTTTGGTTGATGCATGCATTATATCTCTTGTACATTGTCCAGAGTGTCTATGGCTATTTATATTCTTTTCcgttttcattttctatatttACTAAGCCAAAAATTCTGTAATCTTTGCATTTCAGGAAGTGCTGTGACACAAGAAGAACAAGTTAATGATACACCTCGGACTCATCGATCTAGTGAACATTCGTTTTCAGATGTGAGTCAATGTTTTGTCGTTGGTATTCTTTGTTCTGCCATATTactactattttttcttttgctatCATTAATGGACTGTTAGTTGTGCATGTGGGACGCACACCATGAATCTTCTGACCGAGTTAGGGAATATACAGAGATCCTTTTGACTGTgacttgtaaaataaaaaagaaatgacaGACCTGTCTAGAAGTTGGAAAGGAGCAATAGTAAATGAAGTTAGGAAGCTCAAGGCTAGGATCAGGTTTTGATTTAATATCTTTCATGTCATATTGTTCTCCACTGTAACACCTGTGTTCAGGCCTTAATCTTTATCAATCCAAGGAACACGCATAAATTATCTGTAGTTCTCCATGTACTGGGGTTGCTTCCTTTTTCAGTTcttgtttgtgaaattattttTCTGAGAAGGCTCATCTTACCAAACATGAATGCCTTTTTATACCTCAAGTGCTATTCTTTGAGCCGTTGAAACTTCTAATTATAAGAATGTCAGCATGGCAGCAACAGGAATGGACTGCTTATGGGATTCAAATTAACATCCTATTTGTCTCTTGGTCCTGCAAGCCCTTGTGTATTTGTGGTTTTGGGCCTTTTGGCAGCCTTTGCAATTCAATGTTCTTGATCCTGTTTGTTGGTATTCCGACAGCACTTTTAATTGAACTGTTGGAGGTTAATATGGTTTTTAATTTGGACATAAGAGTGATATGGTTTGAAGGTTTCTTTATAGGGTCTTCAAAAAGATGAACTGCTGTTATCAGTGTCGCATGCTTAAGTGGCTCACTTTGTTTACCTATAATATAATGTAGACAAAGTCATAAATATTTGAGGGGAATTTGAACTTGTACTTTGGTTGAGCTGATTATATCTGGATGAATTAACTGTTGAGGTTCTTCTTCCTTTTCGTCTGACTAGGGGTTTTCtttgtatactccatgtgtactagggttgcgacCCTTTGTGTTCATTCAATGATAatgaaattacttataaaaaaaaaaactgtttgaGGTTCTTCACCTTATTGGTCACTGTGGTTTTTAGTATATGTGTTCCATTTGATGTTGTAAATAATACTGATATGCTGCTGAC
This window encodes:
- the LOC132180051 gene encoding receptor protein kinase-like protein ZAR1, which codes for MKNRLPFSSTIFFYVVVYLGICTKLTLSLTPDGLSLLSLKSAVDQMSDVGLAFSNWNENDTTPCGWTGISCMNVTGFSDPRVVGIAIAGRNLRGYIPSELGTLVYLRRLNLHSNNFYGSIPSQLFNATSLHSMFLYGNNLSGSIPPSICNLPRLQNLDLSNNSFSGPIPKALKNCKQLQRLILARNKFSGKIPAGIWTELENLLQLDLSANDLNGSIPEDISELGSLSGTLNLSFNHLSGQIPKSLGNLPVTLSFDLKNNNLSGEIPQTGSFTNQGPTAFLNNPMLCGFPLQKTCRNSEQGSSQSPNSAPSVENNTRKGLSPGLIILISVADAAGVALAGMVIVYIYWKKKDNSNGCSCTGKTKLGGTHKTDLCMFCACANGFKNEESELEEPAEKAQKGGEGGGELVAIDKGFTFELDELLRASAYVLGKSGFGIVYKVVLGNGIPVAVRRLGEGGDQQRYKEFVAEVQAIGRVKHPNVVRLRAYYWAPDEKLLISDFISNGNLTSVLRGRSGQGSTSLSWSTRLKIGKGAARGLAYLHEYSPRKFVHGDIKPSNILIDNEFQSHISDFGLNRLISITGDNPSSSGGFMGGALPYLKTVQTERANNYKAPEARAPGSRPTQKWDVYSFGVVLLELLTGKSPELSPTTSTSLEVPDLVRWVRKGFEEEKPLSDMVDPVLLQEVHAKKEVLAVFHVALACTEADPEIRPRMKTVSENLERIGT